In the Fibrobacter succinogenes genome, one interval contains:
- a CDS encoding circularly permuted type 2 ATP-grasp protein gives MKSISALSKVEFEHRCRRLHNVLDENDLSSSTSGSHKSTDPIPLVISSDEWKTLEAGVAQRARLFNALAKDIYGEQSLWKKGKLPAALLFANPDFLQVVWKVQPPGGIFVNLTATDVVRLKDGSFVAVADHLQVPEGLGRALENRIGVSRAFPELFRSMRTERLAVFFKKLMDGLNEMHKDIHTQGESDKVVLLASGPDNPRRAEDAVIARYLGIPLVENDDLAVRNLQVYMKTLMGLKKIGTIFRRVEDGMCDPLELRVDSGEGAVGLISTVRAGNVAIANFLGTGVLESPMFKPFLPEICRELLGEELLLRDVETVWLGNEEDAKRVFAESDKWIFKKAFRDAESSKATESKFYSAMTSTAQLALMQAVEEAPEQWIAEKAMDVATVYAYRDSSPTKRSEARLSSNEKSSSPEFTQAVSLMRFFAVNTKTETAVMPGGLGIMGNGIGEKDIWVLSESPVANFSLLAPAGQAITPSRASGNLPSRAAENLFRLGRDLSASNMMARIARGIAVRLSDESWMDMPELPWILKAGLSDESQSRLPQDPENALRYFVLRKDNKDGMQCVLTEIRDLGMQLRDRISEDLWLYLNGFGIAEMPAGPGAAALLPYLKAVLSDSAAVAGLAADSMTRGHEWRFLELGREIESAIRTLQLIKSLLSTAPTDEMTNLRLLQAVLEIGDGLMTYHRRYGGRLQVVPVIDLLLSDESNPRSVAYQVAKLRKASKHLPGNNQSEATFSPLDRELMRVLAELRLANIELLAETENNNRENLIKLLDVQISSIERISEIVTRLYLSHAPRTGVIHATTTKMSEV, from the coding sequence ATGAAATCCATTTCGGCTTTGTCGAAGGTGGAATTCGAGCACCGCTGCAGGCGTCTGCACAATGTTCTTGACGAGAACGATCTTTCGTCGAGCACGAGCGGTAGCCACAAAAGTACTGACCCGATTCCGTTGGTGATTTCGAGCGATGAATGGAAAACGCTAGAAGCAGGCGTAGCGCAAAGAGCACGACTTTTCAACGCGTTAGCAAAAGACATTTATGGAGAACAAAGCCTTTGGAAAAAGGGCAAGTTGCCCGCCGCACTCTTGTTTGCAAACCCTGACTTTTTACAGGTCGTTTGGAAGGTTCAACCGCCCGGAGGAATTTTCGTGAATTTAACGGCTACAGACGTTGTCCGCCTGAAAGACGGATCGTTCGTAGCGGTGGCAGACCATTTGCAAGTCCCTGAAGGTTTGGGCCGTGCGCTCGAAAACCGCATTGGCGTAAGCCGCGCTTTCCCGGAACTTTTTCGCAGTATGCGCACAGAACGACTAGCCGTCTTTTTCAAGAAATTGATGGACGGTCTGAACGAAATGCACAAGGACATTCACACGCAAGGAGAATCAGACAAAGTCGTGTTACTCGCCTCGGGGCCCGATAACCCGCGGCGCGCCGAAGATGCCGTGATTGCGCGCTACTTGGGTATTCCGCTTGTTGAAAACGACGACCTTGCCGTTCGCAATTTGCAGGTGTACATGAAGACTCTTATGGGACTAAAAAAAATTGGAACCATTTTCCGCAGAGTTGAAGACGGAATGTGCGACCCGCTAGAGCTTCGCGTCGATAGTGGCGAAGGCGCTGTGGGCTTGATCAGCACGGTCCGCGCAGGCAATGTTGCGATTGCAAATTTCTTGGGAACAGGTGTTCTGGAATCTCCCATGTTCAAGCCGTTCTTGCCAGAAATTTGCCGGGAGTTGCTTGGCGAAGAGCTGTTGTTACGCGATGTGGAAACAGTTTGGCTCGGAAACGAAGAAGACGCAAAACGCGTTTTTGCAGAATCGGATAAATGGATTTTCAAGAAAGCTTTCCGCGATGCAGAAAGTTCCAAAGCAACAGAGTCAAAATTCTATTCAGCGATGACGTCAACAGCGCAACTCGCCTTGATGCAGGCTGTAGAAGAAGCGCCGGAACAATGGATTGCAGAAAAAGCAATGGATGTCGCAACCGTTTACGCTTACCGCGATTCTTCGCCGACAAAGCGAAGCGAAGCAAGGCTAAGCTCCAATGAAAAATCAAGCAGCCCTGAGTTTACGCAAGCCGTTTCGCTGATGCGATTCTTCGCCGTCAACACGAAAACCGAAACGGCAGTCATGCCAGGCGGGCTTGGAATTATGGGCAACGGCATTGGAGAAAAGGACATTTGGGTGCTTTCGGAAAGTCCCGTGGCAAACTTTTCGCTACTCGCTCCCGCGGGCCAAGCGATTACGCCTTCGAGAGCGAGCGGAAACTTGCCAAGCCGTGCTGCCGAAAACTTGTTCAGGCTGGGGCGTGACCTTTCTGCTTCGAACATGATGGCGCGTATCGCTAGAGGCATTGCAGTCAGGCTTTCGGACGAATCGTGGATGGACATGCCGGAACTGCCGTGGATCTTGAAAGCGGGACTCTCGGACGAGTCGCAATCAAGACTTCCGCAAGACCCGGAAAACGCGCTCCGTTATTTTGTCTTGCGCAAAGACAACAAGGACGGAATGCAATGTGTGCTGACGGAGATTCGCGATCTCGGGATGCAGTTGCGAGACCGCATTTCGGAAGACTTGTGGCTTTACCTGAACGGCTTTGGCATTGCAGAAATGCCCGCAGGGCCAGGTGCGGCGGCACTGTTGCCGTACTTGAAAGCTGTTCTTTCGGACAGTGCCGCTGTGGCCGGACTTGCAGCGGATTCCATGACGCGCGGCCACGAATGGCGCTTTTTGGAACTCGGTCGAGAAATTGAAAGCGCCATCCGCACCTTGCAACTCATCAAGAGTCTACTTTCTACGGCTCCCACCGATGAAATGACGAACTTGCGATTGTTGCAGGCCGTGCTAGAAATTGGCGACGGTCTCATGACTTACCACCGCCGCTATGGAGGCCGTTTGCAGGTTGTGCCCGTAATTGACTTGCTGCTCTCCGACGAATCGAACCCGCGAAGCGTCGCCTACCAGGTGGCAAAACTGCGGAAAGCGTCAAAGCATTTGCCCGGCAACAACCAAAGCGAAGCGACCTTCTCGCCACTAGACCGCGAACTGATGCGAGTGCTTGCCGAACTCCGCTTGGCAAACATTGAACTACTAGCAGAAACTGAAAACAACAATAGGGAGAACCTCATAAAACTACTTGATGTACAGATAAGCTCTATCGAACGGATTTCCGAAATCGTCACTAGGCTCTACTTAAGCCACGCTCCACGCACAGGCGTCATTCACGCTACAACCACAAAAATGTCGGAGGTTTAA
- a CDS encoding acetolactate synthase large subunit: MNTAEVLIKSLESEGVKYIFGIPGEETLELMEAIKKSSIKFITVRHEQGAAFMADVYGRLTGKAGVCLSTLGPGATNLVTGVADANSDGAPLIALTGQVGTERMHLTSHQYLDLVKMFTPITKRSKQVVRPDTVNEIVRIAFKYAEMEKPGACHIDLPCNIAAMEVEGEVAQTPLKHHRENTVYASTDAILAAGGVFASAKNPVILVGHSAVRNHASEALSAFAYSSKIPVVCTMMAKGVVSSDNKYFMGCIGMPQRDFPNIVMEKADLVIAVGYDVVEYAPAKWNPNGDKKIIHIDETPNHVNKFYQPEEEIIGDISASLDALGSVCPNTWEPEWALQIRQMMIADHTRYDHDTTFPPSPQKVLHDIRLVMDEDDILISDVGAHKMWIARQYNCYHPNTCIISNGFATMGIAVPGAIAAKLLNPKKKVLAVTGDGGFMMNSQELETAFREHIPFVTLIFTDGGYGLIRWKQEERYGDSFSVDFTNPDFVKYAESMHLKGYRVERTEDLPRILRDAFRQDVPSIIECPVDYSANTELTEYLKNLNV, translated from the coding sequence ATGAACACTGCTGAAGTTTTGATCAAGTCCTTAGAAAGTGAGGGCGTCAAGTACATTTTTGGAATCCCCGGTGAAGAAACCTTGGAACTGATGGAAGCGATTAAAAAATCCTCCATCAAGTTCATTACGGTCCGTCATGAACAGGGGGCTGCTTTTATGGCCGATGTCTATGGCCGTTTAACAGGGAAGGCTGGCGTTTGCCTTTCGACGCTCGGGCCCGGCGCTACAAACCTTGTGACAGGCGTTGCCGATGCGAACTCCGACGGTGCGCCGCTTATAGCCCTTACAGGCCAGGTGGGCACGGAACGTATGCATTTGACGAGTCACCAGTATTTGGATCTGGTAAAAATGTTTACACCGATTACCAAGCGCAGTAAACAAGTCGTCCGCCCGGATACGGTGAACGAAATTGTCCGTATTGCGTTCAAGTACGCTGAAATGGAAAAGCCCGGTGCATGCCATATCGACTTGCCCTGCAACATTGCCGCAATGGAAGTCGAGGGCGAAGTTGCCCAAACGCCGTTAAAGCATCATCGCGAAAACACCGTGTATGCAAGCACCGATGCAATTCTTGCCGCGGGCGGCGTCTTTGCGTCTGCCAAGAATCCGGTGATTCTTGTGGGCCATTCTGCAGTGCGAAACCACGCATCCGAGGCTTTGAGCGCATTTGCGTATTCGTCGAAGATTCCCGTGGTGTGTACCATGATGGCTAAGGGCGTGGTCTCTAGCGACAATAAGTATTTCATGGGTTGCATTGGCATGCCGCAAAGGGATTTTCCGAACATCGTTATGGAAAAGGCGGACCTTGTGATAGCTGTGGGTTATGACGTCGTGGAATACGCCCCCGCAAAGTGGAATCCGAATGGTGACAAGAAAATAATTCACATCGACGAAACGCCGAACCATGTGAACAAATTCTATCAACCCGAAGAAGAAATCATTGGCGATATTTCGGCATCCTTGGATGCGCTCGGCAGCGTTTGCCCAAACACGTGGGAACCGGAATGGGCTTTGCAGATCCGCCAAATGATGATCGCGGACCATACACGCTATGATCATGATACGACATTCCCGCCTTCGCCGCAGAAAGTGCTCCATGACATTCGACTCGTCATGGATGAAGACGACATCTTGATTTCGGACGTGGGTGCCCATAAAATGTGGATTGCAAGGCAATACAATTGCTATCATCCGAACACTTGCATCATCTCTAACGGCTTTGCAACCATGGGAATTGCGGTGCCCGGCGCCATTGCCGCAAAGCTCTTGAATCCGAAAAAGAAAGTCTTGGCAGTTACCGGTGATGGCGGCTTTATGATGAACAGCCAGGAATTGGAAACCGCATTCCGCGAACACATCCCGTTTGTGACGCTTATCTTTACTGACGGAGGCTATGGCCTTATTCGGTGGAAACAAGAGGAACGTTACGGAGATAGTTTCTCGGTCGATTTTACGAACCCGGATTTTGTGAAGTATGCGGAATCCATGCACTTGAAAGGATACCGTGTCGAACGCACCGAAGATTTACCTCGCATATTGCGCGATGCTTTCCGCCAGGATGTGCCTAGCATCATCGAATGCCCGGTGGATTACTCCGCGAACACTGAGCTTACGGAATATTTGAAAAATCTAAACGTATAA